Proteins encoded by one window of Manihot esculenta cultivar AM560-2 chromosome 10, M.esculenta_v8, whole genome shotgun sequence:
- the LOC110625009 gene encoding uncharacterized protein LOC110625009 isoform X4, which translates to MDYERIQKPLVLVNIHSSLFACASRFTFSTPNVILYRCRDQQPTAIHGGGFSPGKLRSMLLGVEKKRKQEEQVESGYSLRSQPSHFDETGGSSSDSCKDVDVVTVLPECSISIAADSMNPHMVADCRSKDQSFVSSRIRSFEDSSLNYDSVHDTVSVSSSGFEFQKTERAPQRVPIVPFSKPMPSKWDDAQKWIASPSSSRTGQTHLQGGQGVGSRKVGSVAYLSRQSSTKVVVEVPAQKVVAFEEPETKRVDSNQAKKETGVQKFVGWEADPYPIADSYGKPVLMIENSVMESAISLSQHDSSVAIHSATAFIPPPSTARSVSMRDMGTEMTPIASQEPSRNGTPVRATTPIRSPSSSRPSSPGRAALTSSLTNPPNANNELSEKELQIKTRREIMALGTQLGKMNIAAWASKEEEDKDASMSLKTVPAELPTKSVIEIRAAAWEEAEKAKYMARWILWTTTTTSFNCDSSSTLIITTTIIIITTRAG; encoded by the exons ATGGATTACGAAAGGATCCAAAAGCCACTGGTACTCGTTAATATACACTCTTCCTTGTTCGCTTGCGCTTCTCGCTTTACTTTCTCTACTCCCAACGTTATTCTCTATCGATGCCGTGACCAGCAACCCACAGCTATTCAT GGTGGGGGGTTTTCTCCAGGAAAGTTGAGAAGTATGCTACTCGGAgttgaaaagaagagaaaacaaGAGGAGCAGGTTGAATCTGGTTATTCCCTCAGGTCTCAACCATCTCACTTTGACGAAACTG GTGGGAGCAGTTCTGATAGTTGCAAAGATGTAGATGTTGTTACTGTACTTCCTGAATGCTCCATTTCAATAGCAGCTGACTCCATGAATCCACACATGGTTGCTGATTGTAGATCTAAGGATCAGTCATTTGTCAGTTCAAGAATTAGGTCCTTCGAAgattcatctttaaattatgaTAGTGTACATGATACTGTGAGTGTGTCATCCTCAGGATTTGAGTTTCAGAAAACAGAGCGTGCCCCACAAAGAGTGCCCATTGTTCCATTTTCTAAACCAATGCCATCCAAATGGGATGATGCCCAAAAATGGATAGCGAGCCCCAGTTCTAGCAGGACTGGGCAGACTCACTTGCAGGGTGGACAAGGAGTTGGTTCACGAAAGGTGGGTAGTGTTGCCTATTTAAGCAGGCAATCTTCTACAAAAGTTGTTGTAGAAGTTCCAGCACAAAAAGTGGTAGCATTTGAAGAACCAGAAACAAAACGGGTTGATAGCAATCAAGCCAAGAAGGAAACTGGGGTGCAGAAATTTGTTGGTTGGGAGGCTGATCCATATCCAATTGCAGATTCATATGGCAAGCCTGTGCTCATGATTGAGAATTCTGTCATGGAGTCAGCAA TTAGCCTCAGTCAGCATGATTCATCTGTGGCCATACATAGTGCTACTGCATTTATTCCACCTCCTTCAACAGCTAGGTCTGTATCAATGAGAGACATGGGCACGGAAATGACTCCCATTGCTAGCCAAGAGCCCTCTAGGAATGGAACTCCAGTGAGGGCAACAACTCCAATTCGTAGTCCAAGTTCTTCAAGGCCATCATCTCCTGGCAGAGCTGCACTGACTTCTTCTCTAACAAATCCTCCTAATGCAAACAATGAGTTGTCAGAAAAGGAACTGCAAATAAAAACCAGAAGGGAAATAATGGCTTTGGGGACACAGCTAGGTAAAATGAACATTGCTGCCTGGGCCAGCaaggaggaggaggataagGATGCATCCATGTCACTGAAAACTGTCCCAGCAGAACTGCCAACTAAAAGTGTGATTGAGATACGTGCTGCAGCTTGGGAGGAGGCAGAGAAAGCCAAGTATATGGCCAG GTGGATCTTGTGGACTACGACTACCACCTCCTTCAACTGTGATTCCTCCTCCACCTTGATCATCACCACTACCATTATCATCATCACTACTAGAGctggataa